The Papaver somniferum cultivar HN1 chromosome 6, ASM357369v1, whole genome shotgun sequence genome segment GATATGGATTCTTCTGAAGAAGAAGTGCGTATTCATATGGACcgatttgaagaacaacaacgaaTATTCGTTCAGGCATTGAATCAAATTGATGATAAGTCAGATAAAGATAAAGAACTAACCAACAACTTGATGCAGCTATATTCATCGGGGAAAATACCTAGAGATCCAGAGCCAAGAGAAGTCttcacaagaagatatacgtaccGGGGTCGGAATGAACGGCACGAGAAGCTgacacgattattttcttcctgaCTATGTATTCTCTGATGAAAATTTCCAAGGCCGATTCTGCATGCCCAGACATTTGGTGCTAAAGATTATTGGTGAGCTTTGtcaggtagaacctcaatttaattatcagtatgatgcagtGAATATTGGGGGCATAACCCTGAACAAAAGGTTACTTCGGCTTTGAGGATTTTAGGATATGGCAGACCTCCAGATTCTAATGATGAGTACCTTCGCATTGGCAAAGCAACTGCGTACAAGTATCTTGCgttgttttgcgaaacaatgattaatcattttggtcctacCTATTTATGAAAACCAACTGATGcagatgttagagaaatattaaagAAGAATCAGGAAAGGGGATTTCCTGGAATGTTGGGTAGTTTTGACTGAATGCATTGGGTATGGACCGGATGCCCTACCTATTGGGCCGGTCAGTATAAGGGTCACTACGAAAAACCAAAAGTGATCCTTGAGgctgctgcttcttatgattgttggatatggcatgctttttttggtctCCCGGGATCTCAAAACGATATAAATGCTTTACACAAATCGCCtttgtttgaagatttaaagTATGGAATTTCTCCTCAGGTAAATTTCAGTATCAACGGGAATCACTACACTCATGGTTATTATCTTGCAGAtggaatttatccaaaatggtcaactttagttcaatgtTACCGTTATCCACCTGCCGGTGAAATGGGTCGTTCATACTCGTATTTCAATAGTAAACAAATGAATCTGAGAAAGGATGTGGAACGGGCTTTTGAAATTCTGAAGTGGAAGTTCGCAATCGTTTGTGGGCCTTATCGTGGTTTAAGTGCTCGTGAAATGCATAAGACTATGCTGACTTGcatcattatgcataacatgATTATCCAGGAGACCCGTTATAATAAGAATTGGATTAaccatcaagatgaagacttaagGCCTGAGATTATACCAGCTAGAGGATTACCTGCAAGGAACTACGCGTAAATGACCAGTCATATTGAGAACGGAACTCTGTATAACATGTTGAGGGAAGATCTCAGAGCGAATCTGTGGGCTGAGTTTGGAAGAGATGGGGGACGAATTGAGTAGTGtttgtttcattttttgtttttttattattgtttcatttgttatttatttttattttttttaaattgtttaagtttcatttgttgttccataattttgttttgtggttgttttttaagtttaaattttttaaCGGTCATTAAAAGTAGCGGTCTAGACTTCATCGCTAGCGGTCTAGACTCAACCACTAGCATTCCTTATAAATCCTTCACTTCATCCATTTCAAACTCACACATCACTTCTCTACAAGAACTTCTCTACTTTCTGGTTAAATTATGGATGATCCTAGAttcattgaagatgaagatttatctctttgtagaaacTATGTAATACACTACCCGAAGAGAGGTGAAGAACGACGGATGAACGATTTACctagtatgagttatttgggtaAAATTCATGATGCCTTCTGCACAGAGACAGGTAATCCTCATAACCGGGATCGTGCTGCTTTGTTTTGCCGATTCATGGATATCAAAAAAGAGCTTGTGAATTTTATAGCTATGAAAAGGATTGTCACTTGATACCGTCTTAAAGGTGAGACTAATGCTGAATTGGGAATACGAACTCGAGACGAGTGGCGAAGATGGAAACGAAACGATTACAATCCATTAGCATCACGCTTGTTGATGTTCATAGTTTCATTTCGAAATTTagcaaatatgttatcccacaactTGGTAGATTGTTGACTGGCACCATCGATACTATCTTGTGTAAAgaacacatagtttctgcaaatactTTCATCTTCGGCTGCGGTAAATTTTGGACCcctaatcttcttcttttgttgtttagATTGAGTATTAGATTGAGACATATTAAAGAAATTGTACAATACAAGTGAATGAAACAGTTAgatgatgaaatttgttttagattaaCAAATGTGAAGAATACAGAagagaaggtgtgagttaaaatgttAGAAGAGTATGGTATTTATGGGGGGAGGGAGTGAGGAATTATGGCCGTTGGATCAGATTATACTCAGCGGTGCAAACTAAACCGGCCGGTCTTATAAAACCCGGTAGCGGTGCAATAAACACCTAACAATGTAAACTGGACCGAAACTTGACCTGATCTGGTTAGGTGGCTAATTtaccacttagccaggccagtttTCCCCCTCCATAGTGGGTGTGCAAACTCTTTGGTTTGCCACATCCATAGGAATGGGCCTAGGTTTATCCAAAATCATAAGGATCGCCTTTATTATTGAACTAGCACTCTCAGTTTGCATGTTAGGAGCGTGTACTCGTTTGATCGTGGGTTAAATCTATATATATACTGAAATATAATCATGTAGATAAGCTTATGAGGTCATCATCCTTGATTTTAATTTAACTGTCTTGATCAAGACCACAATGAGATTAAGACTGGGAAGTATTTCGTGCATAGGACGAAACCATTTCAGTCTTGTAGATTACAAATCAGCCACGAACAAAAACAACCAATCAAACtcgaaatcaaataaaaaataagaCCATTTTGCTAACCACACAGTCTTAAAACATGCCTGTCAATTGTTTTTATGTACATAACCTGCCACACCATAGAATATGAAATGTCTGTTTTGAGTTGATAAAATTTACAAGCACCAATCATTTTGTCATTCTATTTCCTTGCTTTGTTTTTCAATGAACTGTGCAATAGTATGCATGACGTAGTTAAGCGTTTAAGAGGAGAACTCTTGAGAGTTGAGAGATAAGGACTGATTTCTTAATAAGTTGCATTTATGAAATATTCGAGctccaatcaaatctatcaatttATACTATCTCTTAAACTTAAATCTACTTGTATTACTCTTAGTCATACCatcttaattaataaaaatcaaaccTAATCTTTAAGAACACTTGATGAAAAAGATAACCTATTTTCAATCTTATTCTTCGCTTCCGGTATAAGCTACAAAATCTTCTGATAAACCAACAGCCCCATTTTAACCAAAAGAAATACCACTAGGGAGTAGGCTCCTGATTGTATGGACGGACTAACCTACAATCATGACAAAATAGTGAGAAGGACGTACGCTTACCATTTCGGTCACTGACACAAAACCAGGAGGGCAAAGGGATGTGAACATTCGATGGATACCAATTTTTTCTGAGCTTTTGGCTAATCCACGTCTAAATCATGATTAATGAGGGTATACATATCCTTCTTTCTTGGCAAGACAGAATGGCACACGCCCACtcagtgattgaaacatatccaACAGTAACCAATTACAATACGCAAGCTACCAAGTACAACTCTTGAATTCCTTTTATCAATGATGAATATCcactttgtaaaaaaaaaaaaaaaaaagactagtaTAACTGGTGATTAGAGAGAACAATGGGTTGACATCATGCTCAAGGTCAAGAATTATGTACCATGTTAGCTAACAAGATATACTTTCTGTCTGCAATAAAGACATTTGCAGCCAAAATACATTTAAGGATTGGGGTGCTCGTAGTGATTGAATAACCAAAATTAATCAAGCGAGAGAGCTCCAAACTATAAGCACCATTAGAGAGAGTCTTCAAAATTGACTCATTGACCCCAAGTTGATTCTCATATTGAATTCCAAGGAATTCGACATTAGTTCGGTCATTTTAGGGAAAATTACGAAAATACCCCAATATGGGATGCAATGTTTGAAATCTGCCGTAACATTTAAAAAATTGGAAAAATTCTACAATCCGTTAAAAATCCAGTGAAGTCATGTGTGatggataaaaaataaagaacGGCTGTATGCTCATAAAAAAGGATAAAGTTAAAAAATCCTACAAACTTAGACCACTTGAGCTAGGCTGCAACGAAAAATGGTTGCTTGAATAAGCATTAGCTTGATTATATCCAAACCATATCATCCAACAACTGACCGAGATTCCAGAGAAATAGACCAACCATGTCGGGAGATGAAACAGATAAATATATATAGCTTGAATAAAAGACATGATACGTGAGAAGACTCGTTCTAAACATAACGAACATGAGGATGGAGGAATGACCATTTGCATTTTCTTCAAAGAAATGTACACACAATCTTTAGTCATCACAAAGATGCAAAGTTCCCCTCCGTGAAAGAAACAAAAAGTGATTCATGAGAAGTTCACGGCATGTATTTGTCCAACTGGATGCTACAAGGTTCTTCTATGATCATAAAACATCATGGACAGAAGTATGACAGCATTTCAGTTACTCAAATGAATTTTAGTAAGTTATGTGCATTTGTGAAAGCTTATACTATGGATTTTGCATGGAGCTCACTCTGGGATGGTGGATAATGATGTTCAGATCACGGTGGGACGAGATGTCTTTGTTGCATCAATCAACAACATAGTTTGGTGCAACAGCTAAAATCCTTCTATCTCTAGTTGATAACTCTTGTTCACCTTCTGTCGCTGTGCTTCCGTCGTCTAGAACTATCAGATGGCCTTCCCTTCTTATCAAACTCTGAAATTACATGAAATCACATTAGATGGACCATCACGAGCTACAAAACTTCTCTTGTTTCCATCTATAAAAATTTATGAAGTTCACTCTGGAAGAAAATCTTAGCTAGTTTACCTCAATTATAGCTTTGACTTTGTCAACCTCTTTCGCAGCCTCATCCAAAGAACTGTATGCTGATTTTTCGTTCTGCTGAGCGATGTACATTTGAATCAAATCCTTTTGTCTCATTCCCGCCAAGCCAGTCCCTACAAGttagttttattttctggttAAACTTTTCATGTGTAAAATTGAGAATTCTGCACGTGAGAATATGTGTGCTGGGTCTTTAGGGTTTCTCCTTAAGATATCATAAATGCACAAACCACGGTGAGGATTTTTTGGTGTTTTGAATATTGGTGCAATTGCCTAAGCACCAGATTTAAAAACCTCAACCTACCTTCAAAAATACACAGATAGACTAAGGGGGGAATGAAAACTTCACATACCATCCTGTGCTACAGTGTCTTCATGCTGTCGAAGGTGCAAAATAAGAGATTGTGTAACCCTCTGAAAGTACTCATCAGTTATCACTAGTTTCCTTCCTTGACGGGTACCGGTCCCTGATCCGCTCTCTGCATTGTGATATTCAACATGATTACTATGCAttgctattaaaaaaaaaaatgtttgtctTTAAGTGATACCCTGATTTCCAGGTGCAGCAGCCTCATAACTTGGCTGAGCATCGCCTTGACCAGATGCTCTGCTTCCACCAATATCATCATATACTATATCTTGGAAATCGGACAAATCGATCTCACTCGATTCAACACTGTAGTGATGGAAAGAAGTTAAAATAATTCCTGTGAAAGGGGGAATGCACTACGCTTAAGATATGTGGTCAAGCTCCTTACCTGATTATCGATGTTTTTAGCAGCCTCACAGCCACGCGGACATGGCGTGGCTCTACCTGTAAACAAACTATAATGTCAAGATAAATGGAACATGCAGATAAACAAAGGATGAGCAGATTGCCATAGGCTCACCTGATGCTCCAAATAACTTCGAGCAATAGCCTCCGACAGCCTAATCAGTGCTTCAAGCTGCCTAACTGTCATCCGGTAAGCCACTCTACCCCCAGGAGCTGTATCACCCCTTCGTAGAGCAACATAAGACTCCACCAGCACTTTCTTTGCGTCTGGGGTTAGCTGTATAGCATTCAAACAGCTCACAAACAGGGCTGGAATATGATAGCAGCATGCAAAGTATTTGGCTTTTTGGAAACAAAAGAAAAGTCATGTTTGCCAAAAATAACTAAGGACACCAAACCTTAGGTTTCAGAGTCTTGGCATGTGCAATATAACGCTTCAGTTGTGCAGTAGTAAATGCAGGGGAAAGTGCCTCTTCATGCTTCTGATGAACCCTTACAATGTGATGGGCAATGTGGTAATCAGTTTGATCATCTGGTTCGTCGATCATTACATACACCAGATCAAACCTCGAAAGGATAGCAGGAGGAAGGGCCACATTGTACTAAAAGACAAACGATCAAGTTTGATTGTTTCAGAGAAAATTGTTTCAAAACAGAGCCAACACTAATTGCTGACAGTTCACTAACTTTACAGAATAAAAGACCTGAATGGTTGTAGAACATTCTATTTTGAAACCGAAACAGAACATGCACAAAGAATATCAATATCATAGAATTTAATAGtgcttgaaaaaagaaaaaaagaaaaagaatagtgAATAGAAAAGAACGGTTAACACTCTGAGGAATTTCAACCTTGAGGGGTTTCGATTTATCATAACGTCCTCCAGTGGGGTTGGCAGCAGCTAAAATAGATGTCCGGGCATTTAAAGTTGCTTGTATCCCTGCTTTTGTGATGCTTATCGTCTGTTGTTCCATAGCTTCGTGAATGGCAACCTTGAACCAGTTATAGGAGGTTTTAGAAATCCAAAATAGCAACATCACAAGATTTAGAGGCTACAAGAAGAATATAAGAAGATTACCTGGTCTCTAACATCCattttatcaaattcgtcgatACAACAGATGCCATTATCAGCCAGCATAAGAGCACCAGCCTAAAATGAACAGGATGAGCCATAAGCTAAGAAAGAGCAACTCAAAATTCCTACTTACGGTTCACATTTGTATACCAAGTTGAACATGGTTGTGGGATGTGTTTATAGAGGGTATGTTACTTATATTCACACCAATCAACATATAGCCATATAAAAGAAATGCTACCTCAATACAGAACTCCCCGGTTTCTGGTTCTTTGGCTACAGTTGCTGTCAAACCTGCGGCGGAAGAGGATTTTCCAGATGTGTAGACGGATCGTGGAACCAGGTTTGTGGTATACCTTCACAGTAGATATATAACCCACAACAAAAGAGATGGCCCTCTAGGTAAGAAACTCGGAAAGTAAAATAGAAACAACGAAGAATATATAGCCAGATAGGAAGAATGGCATACTTAAGAAACTGAGACTTTGCACAGCTGGGATCACCAACTATACAAACATTAATGTCACCCCTGAGGTTGATCCCTTCATGAGTGAACTTGTGGACACCACCTAAGAGCATAAGAAGGATAGCTCGTTTAATCTCTTGGTGACCAAATATAGTGGGGGCAATGCTATCCACAATTTTATTGAAGAAATCAGGGGTGTTCCTCATCCCATGAATTTCAGCCTCCTCTTCTTTCTGCCAATATAATATATGCAACATATTAATCGGAATCCatagatccattagagaaatctAGAAATTTAACAAAGCGCTGCTCGAAGACGGCAAGAATAAAGAACCCAATGAGTGTGTTTCCCGACAATAAGAACATGATATGCAAAAAATGTAATCAGTTTCTGGTTGTGAAGACGGCAAGAATAAAGAACCCAGTACGAACATGATACAGACATgatgtaaacagtttctagtCACAACCGCAAGAAACACTAACAAACACCCTCACCTTTCCAAAGAACAAACTCAAATATCTTACATTTATATAAGATCTGAGGTTACTCATGACCACAACCAATCAGATGAACGCATGAGCGGAACCAACCAGGTGAACACATTAGGTTCATCATTGGCAATAGATGGCAACAATTGATCATTAAAACTCTAACCAGACAAAGAACTGAAGAAGATCCTAGAGACAAATAGCCTTTAAAGAGAACCTAAACTTAAAAAACCATTGAATTGTCGAgatgatacaaaaaaaaaaaaatcgaagtaCACTCATTTGTCACAAAGAAACGTCAAGGAGAATTAGAAGGACCCAGGATTATTGCTGGTGTCCTATTGCTCACCGTTAATTTCTGGCAGTCTTCGTCATCAGCATCCTTCTTTCTATTCCTAATGTcgttatcctttcttccatcagaCACCTGAAAATTTAATATCGTTAAAACCATTCAACACCTAGCACAAACAAGGCTCAGTAATATCATAAACCACGGAGCGTGAACCTGCACTGAATTGGCGATGAAGGCAAGTCGATAAGAGAGATCTCTCACTCCAAGTGCACGAAGACCCCTGACACCTTCATGTCCACTGCCAGACCGCTGGGGTGCCTCCCTTCGGCATTCCGCTCTCTCCCCTGGTGAAGCTAGTGCCAGTATATCCGGTATTACAACCAGAGTACCCGTAAAAATGACCCTGAAATATAACACGACATACATTTAACTAAaatctttctattttattttattttactttacttTTTATCACAAAACAAAACACTCTGTAAAAGTCGCAGGGATCTTACGTATCACCAGCTCTTGCATGTTCAACAATCTCATGACGGAGGATGACATCCAATGACCGAGGAAGGGATCCCGCCGGTATTTCTTTAGACGTCTCCTGCATTCTGACTCTTTGCCAATCTGCAAATTTGCTATCTTGGNNNNNNNNNNNNNNNNNNNNNNNNNNNNNNNNNNNNNNNNNNNNNNNNNNNNNNNNNNNNNNNNNNNNNNNNNNNNNNNNNNNNNNNNNNNNNNNNNNNNNNNNNNNNNNNNNNNNNNNNNNNNNNNNNNNNNNNNNNNNNNNNNNNNNNNNNNNNNNNNNNNNNNNNNNNNNNNNNNNNNNNNNNNNNNNNNNNNNNNNNNNNNNNNNNNNNNNNNNNNNNNNNNNNNNNNNNNNNNNNNNNNNNNNNNNNNNNNNNNNNNNNNNNNNNNNNNNNNNNNNNNNNNNNNNNNNNNNNNNNNNNNNNNNNNNNNNNNNNNNNNNNNNNNNNNNNNNNNNNNNNNNNNNNNNNNNNNNNNNNNNNNNNNNNNNNNNNNNNNNNNNNNNNNNNNNNNNNNNNNNNNNNNNNNNNNNNNNNNNNNNNNNNNNNNNNNNNNNNNNNNNNNNNNNNNNNNNNNNNNNNNNNNNNNNNNNNNNNNNNNNNNNNNNNNNNNNNNNNNNNNNNNNNNNNNNNNNNNNNNNNNNNNNNNNNNNNNNNNNNNNNNNNNNNNNNNNNNNNNNNNNNNNNNNNNNNNNNNNNNNNNNNNNNNNNNNNNNNNNNNNNNNNNNNNNNNNNNNNNNNNNNNNNNNNNNNNNNNNNNNNNNNNNNNNNNNNNNNNNNNNNNNNNNNNNNNNNNNNNNNNNNNNNNNNNNNNNNNNNNNNNNNNNNNNNNNNNNNNNNNNNNNNNNNNNNNNNNNNNNNNNNNNNNNNNNNNNNNNNNNNNNNNNNNNNNNNNNNNNNNNNNNNNNNNNNNNNNNNNNNNNNNNNNNNNNNNNNNNNNNNNNNNNNNNNNNNNNNNNNNNNNNNttttttttttttttttggaactcaTCCTAAAATTACCCGGCGatggtatacccagattaatagGATCATTTAGAAGTAAATCCCAAAATCCTTTAgccacaaattttcattaatggCTAAAATTTCCCTTTTTTAGTAagcactaataaacttgttttagtttaACTAATTGAGTTTGATTAAATTAGTATGATTAGAAAGGTATGAAACCATGGTCTGGTAGAGTGAAATTATGGATTGTAGGAAGATttttgagaagaaattatttttttttatgaacccAAAAAATATCATATTTGAGTTTCCGTGACGGTTTAATGGTTTCAACTTACTCAAAATCACATAAAACAATTACACTTTCGAAactaaaagtatgaaaaatcgaCAAGGTCGACAAATATCGACCGTACCGACCATCACAAGTCGCTTTGTAAAATGATAGCAAATGAGTTTTCATCATCAGAAAAAGTGTTATATACGGTTCATTAGTCGGCAGGGTATCTATTTCTTAACCCACCGGTGAAAACATGGTCCGCTGGATATACCTTTCTTAACTGGCCGGCAAAAACATGGTCGGCTGGGTATACATGTCTTAACCTGCCGGCGAAAACGTGATATATATTTCTTAATATGCCCAGCTGGCCAATCTCTCAAGTATCAGTAGATACGTGTACGTCCATGACTTAAGAATTTGGGCATCTGTTACCAACTAGAAGGATTAGCATGCATTTGAGGATAGGTATAGTACTTTAGTCAAAAATATTCGGCTCTAACTCTTAATTATCACTGCTGAATTGGGGCCAGGGAAAATAATTAGGGCCCCTAACTACAAGataaaaaggtcatgaaatagtaatcgaGGATTATCCCTTATCCCATCtttaaaaaatgattaaactATCCCAAATCATTAGTGTTAGTTGAGTTGAATAGTTGTTAATCTTACTTAATTTGATTTTAActtttcaaattttttatttgcaatttcttttcttttttctttttcttttttgccgaaatttgtatgaaaaatcgtcatggaGGTGAAATGTTTCATTGACAACCCTCAAGAGTCGTTACTATTTTCAAAACGACCCtttagagtcgtcattgtttcattgacgaccctcaagagtcgttAATGATTGAAAAACGACCCTCAAGAATCGTCAttgaaacaatgacgactctaaacaATCGTTAAGGTATATAAAAGGGCTGTTATTATCTTCGGAGAGTTATTAAAGGTGGAAATACATTAAAGGGTCGTAATAGTATTGAATAAGACCATGACGACCCTTTGATGTATTTTTCCGCCGTTAATGACTCTTCGGAGAAGATAACGATTCTTTTATATGCActaacgactgtttagagtcgcCCTGAGGGTCGTTTTTCAATCATTAACGATTCTTGAGGGTTGTTTTTGAAATAGTAACGACTTTTGAGAATCGTCAGTGAAATACTTCACtaccatgacgatttttcatacaaatctcggcaaaaaaaattaaaaaaaaaaattaaaactaaaaaaaaaaaaattacaggttGACATGTATCACAATCCTAAGGATTGGGGTAATCTAGTCTTTTCATTgtatttagacaccccttatcctcTTCCCACGAGTGGGGATAGGAATCTAAGGCCCCTAATTAGTTTTCGGGGACCCCCCATGTTACCATTTTAATTATCTCTGTCCTCTGCTTCTCTTTCTTCCTCCCTTAACACATTCAACGACAGTATGATCTTCAAAACAAAAGTCACCGCTAAACTCATATACGAAAGATGTGAAAAGAACCTGTAGTAAAATACTAACTACTAAGATGGATACTTACGGATAGAATTATAGGAAAGGATCTGAGAAGAATCAAAAGATAGAatcctggattttttttttgattaaattaaGGTGGTAAATCAATGGATAATACAAAGGTAATTTGTAGTGTTATGTAGAACCCACTGTAAAGGAATAAAATTTTCTATGTCTTCCATAAATTTATTACAGTATTTTGATTATGGTTTTTGATGATATCTtaaatttgatggttttggttcattttcatgttatttcaGGAGGGCGAATTTGATGATATCGAAAATTGCAAGTCAATGGGTTGAACTATAAAAGCTTCAAGTTGATTAAATTCATAAAATGAGCGGATAGATTTTTTTATAGTTTAAAATTTTTGAagaaaagtcatatcaatactgGGTGGAGATTTTGATAAACTTGGGACATGTAATTTGATTCCCTGTATTTGAAGAAAACTCTCCATGGGATATTTCCAGGTAattcagtatatatatatatatttttgtcaaTAGCAGTGTCACAAAAATACAAAGTGACATCTGGTGATGGTTTTGTAACAGAAAACCATTGAATACACTGATGGTAGTGCACAACAATTAGCCGGCAAGGTGCAAACTGAAAACAGTGCCGACCAATGTTAGGTCGGCATGGTAGAAACTTCAAAAGCCACCGATCAATAAAAAGCCGGTAAAGTAGTTAGTTCAATATTGTGCCGACCCTGTAAATGTTACGTCGACACAATATTTAACTTAGGAAGCCAACGACGAAAAACGCATATGAAAAGCTGGTAAGGTCGACAAATATTTACCATGTCGGCCAAATACGTgcagatttttttttggtttgagttCAGTGATTCTTTCAATTTGAGGGTCATCTTTATTAGATTTTCTATTTTCTATAAGTCTGCTTGAAACGATTCTGCATGTATGAAGATTTATCGAAAATGGAATTTTCGAATCGATAATCGACGAGTATTTTTGGGTTTGATTATGAAATGTTGATGAGAGGTCGGGATGGTGGTAGGAGGAGATgaggaagaagagaagatgaagtgaTATCAGATTATTATATTAACTTTTAATTATAAATGTCAAAAGTATTTTCGTAACTTCATTCCAATTTACCACCCCTTAACAAGGACACTAGGTCCATTTAAATCTGAGTATATCCCAATTAATTTTGTGTATATCCCAATTTGGCCTGGTAAAACTGTACATACCCGACCTAACTTCCGATTTTTTGTTCTCACAACTCAAAAGAACAATTCCTGAAGTGACCTCTAACTCCTATTTGCAGTTATCTTCCCTATGAAGCAATTCATTCTAACCATTCATTAACCACGAACCACAAAAAACAACACGTAGCTTCTGTGTCTAAGTCATACATTACTCATAAACCATCGGCAAAGATGCCAATAGCTAGATACTTTCCCTTTTTCCTTTTCCTGCTGTTGTTGATAACACCACCTAGCCGCTGCCAGAC includes the following:
- the LOC113291699 gene encoding uncharacterized protein LOC113291699, which produces MDMDSSEEEVRIHMDRFEEQQRIFVQALNQIDDKSDKDKELTNNLMQLYSSGKIPRDPEPREVNFSINGNHYTHGYYLADGIYPKWSTLVQCYRYPPAGEMGRSYSYFNSKQMNLRKDVERAFEILKWKFAIVCGPYRGLSAREMHKTMLTCIIMHNMIIQETRYNKNWINHQDEDLRPEIIPARGLPARNYA
- the LOC113289883 gene encoding DNA replication licensing factor MCM6-like, coding for MQETSKEIPAGSLPRSLDVILRHEIVEHARAGDTVIFTGTLVVIPDILALASPGERAECRREAPQRSGSGHEGVRGLRALGVRDLSYRLAFIANSVQVSDGRKDNDIRNRKKDADDEDCQKLTKEEEAEIHGMRNTPDFFNKIVDSIAPTIFGHQEIKRAILLMLLGGVHKFTHEGINLRGDINVCIVGDPSCAKSQFLKYTTNLVPRSVYTSGKSSSAAGLTATVAKEPETGEFCIEAGALMLADNGICCIDEFDKMDVRDQVAIHEAMEQQTISITKAGIQATLNARTSILAAANPTGGRYDKSKPLKYNVALPPAILSRFDLVYVMIDEPDDQTDYHIAHHIVRVHQKHEEALSPAFTTAQLKRYIAHAKTLKPKLTPDAKKVLVESYVALRRGDTAPGGRVAYRMTVRQLEALIRLSEAIARSYLEHQVEPRHVRVAVRLLKTSIISVESSEIDLSDFQDIVYDDIGGSRASGQGDAQPSYEAAAPGNQESGSGTGTRQGRKLVITDEYFQRVTQSLILHLRQHEDTVAQDGTGLAGMRQKDLIQMYIAQQNEKSAYSSLDEAAKEVDKVKAIIESLIRREGHLIVLDDGSTATEGEQELSTRDRRILAVAPNYVVD